A genome region from Ralstonia solanacearum K60 includes the following:
- the urtA gene encoding urea ABC transporter substrate-binding protein: MKRRALLKLSAVAAAALLSVSNFAFAQAREPIKVGILHSLSGTMAISETSLKDVALMTIDEINKSGGVLGRKLEPVVVDPASNWPLFAEKARGLLTQDKVAVTFGCWTSVSRKSVLPVYEELNGLLFYPVQYEGEEMSKNVFYTGAAPNQQAIPAVEYLMSKEGGGAKRFFLLGTDYVYPRTTNKILRAFLHSKGVKDSDIEEVYTPFGHADYQTIVANIKRFAQGGKTAVVSTINGDSNVPFYKELGNAGLKAKDVPVVAFSVGEEELRGIDTKPLVGHLAAWNYFMSIKNPVDDDFKKKWAAWVKSNNLPGGDKRVTNDPMEATYVGIMMWKQAVEKAGSTDVDKVRKAMYGQQFKAPSGFTLVMNNNHHLSKPVMIGEVRGDGQFNVVWKTPTVIRAKPWSPYIPGNEGKPDQVM, encoded by the coding sequence ATGAAACGTCGTGCGCTGCTGAAGCTGTCGGCCGTTGCCGCCGCTGCACTGTTGTCGGTATCGAATTTCGCGTTTGCCCAGGCAAGGGAGCCGATCAAGGTCGGCATCCTGCATTCGCTGTCGGGCACCATGGCCATCTCGGAGACGTCGCTCAAGGACGTCGCGCTGATGACGATCGACGAGATCAACAAGAGCGGCGGCGTGCTGGGCCGCAAGCTGGAGCCGGTGGTGGTGGACCCGGCGTCGAACTGGCCGCTGTTTGCCGAGAAGGCGCGCGGCCTGCTCACGCAGGACAAGGTGGCCGTGACCTTCGGCTGCTGGACCTCGGTGTCGCGCAAGTCGGTGCTGCCGGTGTACGAGGAGCTGAACGGCCTGCTGTTCTATCCGGTGCAGTACGAAGGCGAGGAGATGTCCAAGAACGTCTTCTATACGGGCGCGGCGCCCAACCAGCAGGCGATCCCCGCGGTGGAATACCTGATGAGCAAGGAAGGCGGCGGCGCAAAGCGCTTCTTCCTGCTGGGCACCGACTACGTGTATCCGCGCACGACCAACAAGATCCTGCGCGCCTTCCTGCACAGCAAGGGCGTGAAGGACAGCGACATCGAAGAGGTCTACACGCCGTTCGGCCATGCCGATTACCAGACCATCGTCGCCAACATCAAGAGGTTCGCGCAGGGCGGCAAGACAGCGGTGGTGTCAACCATCAACGGCGACTCCAACGTGCCGTTCTACAAAGAGCTCGGCAACGCGGGCCTGAAGGCCAAGGACGTGCCGGTGGTGGCCTTCTCGGTGGGGGAAGAGGAACTGCGCGGCATCGACACCAAGCCGCTGGTCGGCCACCTGGCGGCGTGGAATTACTTCATGTCGATCAAGAACCCGGTCGACGACGATTTCAAGAAGAAGTGGGCGGCCTGGGTCAAGAGCAACAACCTGCCGGGCGGCGACAAGCGCGTCACCAACGACCCGATGGAAGCCACCTACGTTGGCATCATGATGTGGAAGCAGGCGGTGGAGAAGGCCGGCTCGACCGACGTGGACAAGGTCCGCAAGGCGATGTACGGCCAGCAGTTCAAGGCACCGTCGGGCTTTACGCTGGTGATGAACAACAACCACCATCTGTCCAAGCCGGTGATGATCGGCGAGGTGCGCGGCGACGGGCAGTTCAATGTGGTGTGGAAAACGCCGACGGTGATCCGCGCCAAACCGTGGAGCCCGTACATCCCGGGCAACGAGGGCAAGCCCGACCAGGTGATGTGA